CATTTCAAAGGCAACATGGTTCTGAATTCCAGTTGCTTGCTGGGGAAGGAACAATGGGGGAGGGCTGCACTCTTCCTATCCTGATCGTGAACTTCTAGGAGCCATCTGGCCGGTTACCGCTGGAAATAAAATGAAGTCTAGACCTACCCTCAGTCTGATTTATCAGGACTCATATACTAGGCCTCTAGCCCTCATTATTTTagctatacatttttaaaatatgccgAGCCAAGCAGGTTGTAAAGGTCCCTTCTATTTAGTAGGCACGCTTCTGCACGCCACACGGCTAcatctccccaaagcagccactaTATTTCAGAGTGAGCTATATTTCTCACATTTAGTTAAACTTCTCACATTTTGACCCAAATCAATCCTTTTACCATCTTCGGCTGCTGATCTACCTGTGGCCCttcttgggcagaaaagatcttgccATGGTAATATCtgtattagattactgcaatgcactctacgtgggactgcccttgaagactgcctgGAAGCCATAGTTGGTACAGAacgctgcagccagaatgttgactggagtaggtcagagggactatatcactccactcccatttacactggctcccagtttgcttctgggtccaattcaaagaactggtattgacctttaaagccctatacagcctTCTCGGTCATGGTGCTGAAACTCTGaatctccctccccagggagatctgtctgtctccctctgcaaTTGTCTTTTGCCAGTAAATGAACGCTTTTAGTCGGtgttccctcactaactcttattggcccttcggtttatatgttttaaataatacaCACACTGACATATTTTAAATGCTGGTTTTAACGTTCCACGCATTTGAATGTTCTACGCTTGCGTAAGAGCTATTTGCAAGAGACCCTAGGTTGAAACCTGCCGATCTGTTCCCCCCAGTGGTAATGCTTTCATTGGGCACAAGAGCCTCTTGAGACAAAGAAAGACTCTTTGCACCAGAAGAAAGCCCAGTGGAACAGATTCACAAAATCTAAACCCTGCGTATACATCAAACGTCTAAACTAATTTTACCGCTACCTCCTTTTAGGTTTAAACTTGCCATGGATTACATTACTGACCTTTTTCCGTTCCCTCTCTAGCGCCCTCCACTGATCGTAACATTCTTCTAGATGAATATGGAGCTCGTTTGCAGGACCACTACGATTCTTTGGAGGCCTGTAGTTGTTAAAAGGCGGTGGAAAGGCAAAGCACGGTGCAGCTACATCTCCGCAGAAGAGGTCGGTAATTAAGGGACTCAAGTGGTGAAAATCATCGTAGTGAAAGAGGTCAACCAGTTCAGAAAATGGGAAGGGCAACGGGGAAAAGGCAACATTTACTGGCGACGGGAAAGGATGAGAATTAAATGGAGGAAAGTTCGGTGCGTGGGTATAGCCAGACACTAAcgggaaaagaggaaggaaagaaggattgATGAAGTCTGCCAAGCTACCGTTCTGATCTTGTTTTCTTCTCAAGGCATCAAACTGAGCTTGATTTAGGCCTGCATAGCCTGGGTGCAGAATCCGGTTATTTTTACCTCTTCTGTCGTTCTGCACCGTTCTTTCATTAGTACTGTATTGGCTTTGTTTGTTATGAAATCTATGATATTTTGCAGACTCGTTTGAAGAACACTGCTGTGATAGCCAGCTGGGGGAGGCATTAACAGGTATTTTACCACAGAGTCCTTCTGAAGTCACTGATGAAGCATTCTGGGAGCATCTCATAGGGCTCTGTTTCTTATGCTTTTCGGAGGTGGAAAGCCCTGAGCTACTGGGAATGTTGTTGGGCATCTGCAATTTCCCATTTTTTCTTGAAGACGACACAGGTGACATCTGTGGACAGGAAGGCTGGGCGACAGAATGATCAACGGAAGAGTGAACTGAAGACAGCTGAGAATTCATTTGCTTCCCGTAAGTGACACATGATGCTGTCGCTGTATTTAGTATTTTGGTATCCAACCAGGTGTATCCATTGTAAGATGAATTTGCATTCTGTTCAATCGGTTTTAGAGGCAAGGAATTACAGGATTCCTTTGAAGGATGTTCAGGGATTTTACATTCAGGATTACAAAAGGTTATTTCTGTATTAATACTATGATGTGCGTTTTGTGGGTAGGTTTCCTGCCATTTTGAATTCATTCCATCGGGAAAACTATTTTCCTTATTGGATGTTGTTGCACAAATGTAAAAGGATGGAAAACTAAACTGCTGTGATTCATTAACAGTGGTAAAATCTGTGTATCTTTCAGGGGACAAGTTGTTTTCTTCGGTCACTAGGTCCCAAATGCCATCGGAATTATTACACAGTTGGCTGAAGTACTGGCTTGGTCCTTCTGGATCATTTCCCCCAAGCATTCCTCTTGCTTTATCCATTTTTGGATATTCTTTATTAGTACTACCCTTTATTCTAGCTTGAGATGAAAAAGTGTGAAAATCTGTACGGCTCTTTCCACTGCCGTTATTTAATTGCTTCTTATCGTAACTGTGTATGTTCTGATATTCTAGACTGTCTTGATGATTGATTCCATTCCttttaaaagccttgtttgtggGAACAGCATCCCTGAAAACCTTTTCAGGAGACTGAGTGCAAGCATCAGAAAGCGCATGCCAAGTTCCTGTAAGGCGGAAATCGTCAAGGTCTTTCTTTAATGACTCTGTGGAGTCTCTCGTGTTTTCTTCGTAAGGGTTCAGCGTACTGACTAGGTTAGTCAAATCTTTATTTTCCAAAATACTTTTAGGAAAAAGTCCTGAGAAACTGTTTTCTGATGACCACATGGGTGGAAACAATCTTGAAAGAGCATTCCTGTAatagataaatattttaatgctaAACATTTTGTTTCATCAACACAACTCCCCCGGGGATAGATCTCCCCcggggtggcgctcgggggagatctatcgccccgtcaccctttggtgtgcggggttccccaagaagcgatactctccccgatgttatttaacatctacatgcgccccctcacccagttggtgcggaggtttgggctgggctgtcatcaatacgcggatgacacccagccttttctgttgatggatggccggccagacatggccccagacaatctggccagagctctggaggctatgacagcatggttgaaacagagcaggctgaaatttaacccgatgaagacagaggtcctgcagctgggataggggctgccagatgttgggatccagctccctgccctggatgggataccactggcaactttgccagtggtgaagagtctaggcgtgctcctggatgcctccctatcgatggaggcccaggtcacggtggttgtcaagtctgcatttttccatcttcgtcagatcaggcaacttgctccctatctgatgccccaggacctggctacagtgatccatgcaacagtcacctccaggctagattactgtaactcactctacgctgggctacccctgggcctgatccagaaactacaactggtccagaatgcagcagcgcgggtcctgactggtatatcttaccagtcacatatcacacctgtcctgcgccagctgcactggctttcgattgaattccgaatcaggttcaaggtgttggttcttacctttaaagccctgagcgggttgggaccggcatatcttcgggaccgcctctccctgtatgttgcccggagaccgcttcgatcagcggataaatgtttactgatggtccccggccctaaggaaacCCGCCTcgtttcaaccagggccagggccttttcaatcctggccccagcctggtggaacgctctgtcaatggagacccgggcccagagggacatattatcgttctgccgggcctgtaagacagagctgttccgccaggcatttggtggttgaagggggtggtgccatgtcagcctcccacctttggggtgggggagggttctccccaccattgcagttggttaatttatttcattattgttttgtatattgattttagtattgttgtttttttgtttttatcaattttaaactgttcaccgcccagagcccctgggatgggcggtatataaattgaaatataaaataaataaacttatgAAGTTAGCTTATACAGTCAGATATGCAAAATCCTTTACAAGGTTCACTTCTACTACTTTAATTACAATCTAAGATCACCATGAACCCTCATAAGATCTGAAGAAGTATCTTTGCTCTCAGGCTGaactcgttttttaaaaaaaaaacacagttaaaTCCTTTGTGGTAACTCCAACGACAACTGTAATTCTATGAAGAAGGAATTTGGATAAGCTTGACAATATTGTCAAGAAAAATGTGCACTGTTTGGAAATACACATGCAGCAAGTGTTATTTTCACTTTGTTCCTGTTActgattttatatatattaattaCTAACAGGAACAAAGTGAAAAAACACTTGCTGTATGTGTATTTCTAAACAGTGCACGTTTACCTCAagtttgcattgcattgcagcCTGAGTCTAACCCAATGTAGACCCAGAGGGCAGTCTAACCTCAGACTGAACTGACATTAAGTTTAAATTATTTCCTTTCCCGTTGCTGTAGAATCATTtaaaatgttgtgtgtgtgtgtgtatgtgtgtgtgtgtgtgtgtgtgtgtgtggtgtggtgtgtgtatgtggggggggggtgttcgttcgttcgttctggTATGTTTAAAATAATGTATAGGCAAACAAAAAGGAGAGAGTCCCTTGCTAGAAcaaaacaaccagaagaacccaactagttctaagagacccaaataaatatactttttttttatttttaacgaAGTGCAAATGCTGTAAGTGCAAGAACTTATAACGTTACATTACTACCATTTCAAACATTACAGATTCTCCTGTATATACCAATGCTATAAATACAGTGATAGAAAATCACAATCCATCTATAGATTCAAGAAGTCTGTTTGAATCCTAACACAAGGTAAGTGTCCGTGTCCAGAATTCAGAAGGGTAACAGCTTGtcttttcttctcctttacaggcagaacactccaggaggaaagcagaggaggcaaaatctcctgggcagttggcaacggggGCGCCAGCCTTGGTTATATCCCGCTTCGCGTTGCTTTTTCAAGCCGAATTATTTACTGCACTTTCGTTCTTAACAAAATCCCAACAAGCATTGGTGAGTATCTTCCTATGGTCATAATTACATTTTAAATGATTCCACAGCAAtaggaaagaaaatattttaaacttaaTGTCAGTTCAATCTGTGGTTAGACTGCCCTCTGGCTCTACACTGCAAACTACATATGCAAACTTGCATAAACATAAATCACATTGGACGTAGTTCAGGGTCAAGTGCCTTGAATCAGGCTTAGTAGGATCAAGAACGGGACAGTTCCAGTAAAGCTTACATGCTAATTTAAAATAACTTTTGCATAAATAGTCGACATCGGCTTACCAGTCTGTTACAGGTTCTTGCTTGTTTGGTTCCTCCAAGATGCTTGACACTAAACCAAACATATCAGGCCCGCTACCAGAGTATGACAGATTTATCTGTGCCCTGAAAAAGAGACATTTATAAATACCATTTGTAGAAAGAGTTAGAGGCACTTTGTTCATGCACAAGAATCTTTCTTTTGAGGCAACAGGCTTTTCTACTCCTGCTGGTAGTATGGAACCATAGACTCCAACCCGGAATCCTTAAATTTTTCTCAGAGAaatacaaacagtgcaatcctaaacagaattattccagtatatgcccactgatttcaattcgtttatactggagtaactcttcttaggatcacaCTGATAGCTGCCTagtgattttaaataaaaactagtttgggagagagagacagagactctgagagagagacagagagagagagtgtgtgtgtgtgtgtgggagggtgtTAATGGGTGGAGCAAATGCAGGCAATTGCGGCCAGCAACCATTCTGCATGTATTATCTTCAAGGATTGATTCTGTCAGAGGCATACATGCCTCAACAGACAGataattaaagaagaaaataGGAAAATAACTTTAGCATCTTGCTTTGGATCTTCCCACCACTTTATAGCCAGAAGGAATACAACATGGCTAAATGCCGGATCATTTCGCTATCCCTTAACATATATCAATGCTGGCAATACTGCACTTCTAGCTGAGTAAATGGACATTAAGGAGAAAGGGGATGCCACATAGTCTAAGCCAAACATGCCGCAGCCTTGGAGGAAGCAAAAAATGTGTAATCAGAATAATCTTAACCTGAATTTATTATGAAACGTTAAGGGACTGATCGGCCAGTATATAAAAATCTTCTGGAAATGACCTGCCTCCAATGATAGACATGCTTCCAAATGACGCAGCCTCCACTATTCTGCTCAGGGAGACATGTAGAAAGTACCCCCAAATGGCAATGACTTCATACCTTTTTTTCCTGCAGTCTTGCAAGGAAGCAACAGCACTGGTCTCATCTCCACATGTTGACCAGCTACTGTATAACTGGGGAGATTCCACATTGGGTGGTGTATTAGTAATTCCCCCAAACAAGGGAGAGAACAACTGTGTGTTCATTTCTTGCTTAGCGCTGTTTACCTAAAGTCAAATTAAAAGGAAATAGTTTTAAAAACAGGAGATCAACACACCAGGTGTACAGTCAAGTACAGGCCCTCCAGAAGAAAATATATCGGTAGCCATACAAATTGCGTTTGGAAGCATTTCAGAGTGGGACTTAGAACATATGAAATAAGCCCACACTCTTTCCTCACTTTGACTTCTCTCTTAGGCTAAATTCATTTACCAAGCGTGGAAAGACAGTCGCATAATGATGAGCATCTCACAGCACCTCTGCATCCATTGTTTCTAACTGGATGTGAACTCacagtttgtgggtttttttgaatCCACGTTTTCTCCTCCAGGCCTCCCCCAACCTATTTTGGGTATGGTCTTTTaggaaagcaggtttgggaaaagaTGCAGGAGAAAGGAGAAAGCCAGAAGGGGGACGACCAGATGACACTGTCTGCCAAAGCCCCCAGAAAAAtggggcagcggggggggggggaatgcagaggAATACCTCTGTGCAGAACCAATCCTAAACACAGCCTTGAAAACTATGTTGTATATGTCTACAACAGACATAGGAATTGTTGTATAATGCTGAAGACTGCTTTACATAAATACTGTCATGGTACATATTTTTAGTAAGTATTAGGGCCAGGCATAACAAAATTCCCGAGCTGGACACATTGCTGCTTCTAAccattaccttgattttctggTAATGGAACATAAACCCAAGATGCTTGAGAATCATGAAACTCCCTCCCCAAAAAAGTacgttggtttttttaaaaaagttctgctGCTTAGCAGCCATGCAGCATGAACATGTCTTGTTCTTCAATTCTACTTATTTCTCCCTTCCCTTGCAAGGAAGGAGCACAGAGTGCTCCCCGCCAATCACAACCTCCAGCTGccttctctttcccctttcctttgtgGGGATTTCCCTCAGCAAGTAGAAAGCTTGGAGGAACCAGTGGCCATAGAAGTGAAATGTTTAGTCCAATCCATGTAAGACTTGGGATAGTCTTTAGGGGACAGGTAGTAGGCACTCCCCTGCAATTTTTGTgtaatttggttgaaaaacagacacccccccacacccccaaatCCTACACAGGGAATAATGAGAAAGCTGCCAAACTCCTTCCTTACTTTAACTACAACAAGGAAGCGTGTTAAACCGAGAGTTTCAGTGGAAAGGCAAATTTATTTGT
Above is a window of Eublepharis macularius isolate TG4126 chromosome 11, MPM_Emac_v1.0, whole genome shotgun sequence DNA encoding:
- the LOC129337699 gene encoding meiosis-specific coiled-coil domain-containing protein MEIOC-like, whose protein sequence is MVADGARSVAVPLPGGTPPPEVKPMVKNLNFCLFGNAAHCENRSCEEDPVKQSETFSYYKPQVNSAKQEMNTQLFSPLFGGITNTPPNVESPQLYSSWSTCGDETSAVASLQDCRKKRAQINLSYSGSGPDMFGLVSSILEEPNKQEPVTDWNALSRLFPPMWSSENSFSGLFPKSILENKDLTNLVSTLNPYEENTRDSTESLKKDLDDFRLTGTWHALSDACTQSPEKVFRDAVPTNKAFKRNGINHQDSLEYQNIHSYDKKQLNNGSGKSRTDFHTFSSQARIKGSTNKEYPKMDKARGMLGGNDPEGPSQYFSQLCNNSDGIWDLVTEENNLSPERYTDFTTVNESQQFSFPSFYICATTSNKENSFPDGMNSKWQETYPQNAHHSINTEITFCNPECKIPEHPSKESCNSLPLKPIEQNANSSYNGYTWLDTKILNTATASCVTYGKQMNSQLSSVHSSVDHSVAQPSCPQMSPVSSSRKNGKLQMPNNIPSSSGLSTSEKHKKQSPMRCSQNASSVTSEGLCGKIPVNASPSWLSQQCSSNESAKYHRFHNKQSQYSTNERTVQNDRRGKNNRILHPGYAGLNQAQFDALRRKQDQNGSLADFINPSFLPLFPLVSGYTHAPNFPPFNSHPFPSPVNVAFSPLPFPFSELVDLFHYDDFHHLSPLITDLFCGDVAAPCFAFPPPFNNYRPPKNRSGPANELHIHLEECYDQWRALERERKKAEADLARNFPGKRISSSNNTPFSKLPAKPSRVDRLIVDQFREQARVHTLIGKMGRLCGIPVHTNIAVTLARHLEAIHATQARRKDEIVNAANPQRQGTSRYSNEKDVLALAAAIKDLAFSTRKTRTALWCALQMTLPKTSASASVKEEDVERALRELCPVTGHLQGKTGVDHEDKENKRENHEEPQRVIR